The genomic interval ACATTGAAATTGACGTCACGGATCAAGTGACGGTCGGCATGCACCTGATGATAGACATTCCAGCCCTTCACCTCGAGCAGCATGTCGCCGATTTCCGGAGTCCGCTGGGGGAAGCGGTTGGTCAGCTCACGCCCGACCATATCCTTGATGATTTTATTTTCCATTTCCTCGGATTTGTCACAGTCCAGCGTGCTGACGGTCTGTCCGTCGCGCAGCACAGTGATCTTGTCCGCGACCTTCACAACCTCATTGAGCTTGTGAGAAATCAGGATTGAGGAAATGCCTTTGCTTTTGAATTCGAGCAGAAGCTGCAACAGCGCTTCACTATCCCGCTCGTTCAGAGAAGATGTTGGCTCGTCGAGAATAAGCAGCTTCACTTCCTTGGAAAGAGCCTTGGCGATCTCGACCAGCTGTTGCTGTCCCGTTCCCAGGTTTGTTACCAGCGTACCGGTTGGTTTATCCAGCCCGACAATCTTGAGCAGCATTTCTGCTTCGGAGTGCGCCACAGGCCAGTTGATGACCCCTTTGGTGGCTCGCTCATTGCCCAGGAAGATATTCTCGGCGATTGACAGAAGAGGAACCAGAGCCAGTTCCTGGTGAATGATGATAATGCCCTTTTCTTCACTGTCGGAAATCGTGGCAAATTGCTGGGTTTCCCCGTTATAGACGATATCCCCTTCATATGTACCGTAAGGATACACACCAGAGAGAACCTTCATCAGGGTTGACTTTCCCGCGCCATTCTCACCGACCAAGGCATGAATTTCACCTTCGCCGACCGTCAGGTTCACATCACTCAAGGCCTTTACACCCGGAAAGGTCTTGGTGATTCCTCGCATTTCTAAGATGGTGTTCATGTCAGCCTCAAGCAAACAGTCTCTTTATTGTTCTTGAAGAACGGATGGAGGGAGCGGCACTTTCCACTTCCCTCCCCCGGGAGGACCCTTACTTGATCTGATCCATGGTGTAGTAACCGCTGTCGATCACGATTTTTTCCCAGTTGGAAGAATCGACAGGAACTGGTTTCAGAAGGTAGGAAGGAACCACTTTGACGCCGTTGTCATAGGTTTCGGTGTCATTGATTTCTGGTTCGCCACCTTCGAGCAGAGCATTCACCATGCCGACAGTCACGCGAGCCAGCTCACGGGTGTCTTTAAAGATGGTGGAATACTGTTCGCCAGCCAAAATGGATTTGATTGACTGAACTTCTGCGTCCTGACCGGTTACGATCGGCATTTTCATGTCGCCAGAGCCGTAGCCAACGCCTTTGAGCGAGGACAGGATACCAATGGACAGACCATCATACGGAGCCAATACGCCGTGAACGGTTTTGTCAGTGT from uncultured Cohaesibacter sp. carries:
- the mmsA gene encoding multiple monosaccharide ABC transporter ATP-binding protein: MNTILEMRGITKTFPGVKALSDVNLTVGEGEIHALVGENGAGKSTLMKVLSGVYPYGTYEGDIVYNGETQQFATISDSEEKGIIIIHQELALVPLLSIAENIFLGNERATKGVINWPVAHSEAEMLLKIVGLDKPTGTLVTNLGTGQQQLVEIAKALSKEVKLLILDEPTSSLNERDSEALLQLLLEFKSKGISSILISHKLNEVVKVADKITVLRDGQTVSTLDCDKSEEMENKIIKDMVGRELTNRFPQRTPEIGDMLLEVKGWNVYHQVHADRHLIRDVNFNVRAGEIVGISGLMGAGRTELAMSLFGRAYGQKISGQVELRGEPIDVSTINKAVANGLAYVTEDRKEYGLVLENSIKVNTTLSNLEGVSKGIVIDDNAETRVGLEYKKKLNTKCSSLMQQVVNLSGGNQQKVVLSKWLFANPDVLILDEPTRGIDVNAKYEIYSIINQLAHEGKGIIFISSELPELLGMTDRIYVMNEGRMVGEMPTKEASQEKIMRMIIKDKG